One segment of Phaeacidiphilus oryzae TH49 DNA contains the following:
- a CDS encoding alpha/beta fold hydrolase: MSETRFTENGGVRIAYQDLGGAGGEPLLLVMGLGASRFWWPRELVSGLLDLGFHVVAYDQRDAGESDRVPAAPDGRGRDGRGTDGRGPIGRLLSKRRPAYTAEDMADDAVAVLDALGRRRTHVFGHSMGGLLAQRIALRHPQRVISVTSSGALPSDVRGLAQLRHVRPGFVLRSARLRAPEGPDGDLALGLAVSRLLATPGYPVDEEGARAAVAADRAHGIRTFRESEAQGPQIGAPWSGPRLAELAMPALVLHGEADPVLRVSAARATAAAAPDARLRVFPGAGHAIPPALCREYAREVAEVAEAAGRRRADPGSPG; this comes from the coding sequence ATGTCCGAGACACGCTTCACCGAGAACGGCGGCGTCCGGATCGCCTACCAGGACCTCGGCGGTGCCGGCGGGGAGCCACTGCTGCTGGTGATGGGCCTCGGCGCGTCCCGGTTCTGGTGGCCGCGGGAGCTGGTGTCGGGACTGCTCGACCTCGGCTTCCACGTGGTGGCCTACGACCAGCGGGACGCCGGCGAGTCCGACCGGGTGCCGGCCGCCCCGGACGGCCGCGGCAGAGACGGCCGCGGCACAGACGGCCGCGGCCCGATCGGCCGGCTGCTCAGCAAGCGCCGGCCCGCCTACACCGCCGAGGACATGGCGGACGACGCCGTCGCCGTCCTGGACGCCCTCGGCCGGCGCCGGACGCACGTCTTCGGCCATTCGATGGGCGGACTGCTGGCGCAGCGGATCGCCCTCCGCCACCCGCAGCGGGTCATCTCGGTCACCAGCTCCGGCGCCCTGCCGAGCGACGTCCGCGGTCTGGCCCAGCTCCGCCATGTGCGGCCGGGTTTCGTCCTGCGCTCGGCGCGGCTGCGCGCCCCCGAGGGGCCGGACGGCGACCTGGCCCTCGGCCTGGCGGTGAGCCGACTGCTCGCCACCCCCGGGTACCCGGTCGACGAGGAGGGGGCGCGGGCCGCCGTGGCCGCCGACCGTGCCCACGGCATCCGGACCTTCCGCGAGTCCGAGGCCCAGGGCCCGCAGATCGGCGCGCCCTGGTCGGGTCCGCGCCTCGCGGAGCTGGCGATGCCGGCACTGGTGCTCCACGGGGAGGCGGACCCGGTGCTCCGGGTCTCGGCGGCCCGCGCGACGGCCGCCGCGGCGCCGGACGCCCGGCTGCGGGTGTTCCCCGGCGCCGGCCATGCGATCCCGCCCGCGCTCTGCCGGGAGTACGCCCGCGAGGTGGCGGAGGTCGCGGAGGCGGCCGGGCGGCGCCGGGCGGACCCGGGCAGCCCCGGCTGA
- a CDS encoding TetR/AcrR family transcriptional regulator, with protein sequence MPPESPDSSPSSLSAAPLPIWLRPERAATGRPAERSRAEITAAAIALADEEGLEAVTMRRVAARLGTGAASLYRYVANRDDLLDLMTDEVAAEYDLPAEPSGDPVADLVGIALQARELMLRHRWLGPLVVARPVLGPNAAALMERALGYLSGRAGPDGAKLEAFALVQANTALLVQTELGLAGRLDPRYLATLAASPDHPHLAAALAAAAPRPPADLHFQTVMTRLIRGLLS encoded by the coding sequence ATGCCCCCTGAGTCCCCCGACTCCTCCCCCTCCTCCCTTTCGGCCGCGCCGCTCCCGATCTGGCTCCGCCCCGAGCGGGCCGCCACCGGCCGCCCGGCGGAGCGCAGCCGCGCCGAGATCACCGCCGCGGCGATCGCCCTCGCCGACGAGGAGGGGCTGGAGGCGGTGACCATGCGCCGGGTCGCCGCCCGGCTGGGCACGGGCGCGGCCTCGCTCTACCGCTACGTCGCCAACCGCGACGATCTCCTCGACCTGATGACGGACGAGGTGGCCGCCGAGTACGACCTGCCGGCCGAGCCGAGCGGGGACCCGGTCGCCGATCTGGTCGGAATCGCGCTCCAGGCAAGGGAACTGATGCTCCGTCACCGCTGGCTGGGACCGCTGGTGGTGGCCCGGCCGGTGCTCGGGCCGAACGCGGCGGCGCTGATGGAACGGGCGCTGGGCTACCTCAGCGGACGGGCGGGCCCGGACGGGGCGAAGCTGGAGGCGTTCGCGCTGGTGCAGGCGAACACCGCGCTGCTGGTCCAGACCGAGCTGGGACTGGCCGGCCGGCTCGACCCCCGCTACCTCGCCACGCTGGCCGCCTCACCGGACCACCCCCACCTGGCCGCGGCGCTGGCGGCCGCCGCCCCACGCCCACCCGCCGACCTCCACTTCCAAACGGTGATGACCCGCCTGATCCGAGGCCTCCTCTCATAG
- a CDS encoding lipase family protein, with protein sequence MAAAVAAAVAMVLAAAPGAVAAPAGAAGAAGASSTSTLAAGSVPPDQDPFYQAPANIGSYRSGAIVATRPVAPAGLGLAADQIQAWQISYRTNDSHNRPELAVTTLIVPAAAWGGAGARPVLSVQQPEDSTGTQCAPSYQVASGGSSAVEYEAFVAPALARGWAVAMPDFEGPKSVFMAGIQAAHAVLDGLRAVRNFDRDGIGRANPVGLNGYSGGAEATGWAAQLQPRYAPDVKLAAAAVGGMPAVPAAVARYLDGGPFAGFEMAAALSYQKEYPESGIARMLNSSGRAAMAAADNQCTSTLLAEFAFKKLSGYTTVADPLSQPNTARVLQENAMGGAAPATPVYDYHAVTDEIVPVAQDDATVAAWRAEGAQVTEVRDPVGEHAEEAVLRMNDALQFLSNHF encoded by the coding sequence GTGGCCGCTGCCGTCGCGGCCGCCGTCGCGATGGTGCTGGCGGCGGCGCCGGGGGCGGTGGCCGCGCCGGCGGGAGCGGCGGGGGCGGCCGGGGCCTCCTCGACCTCGACGCTCGCCGCGGGGTCGGTCCCGCCGGACCAGGACCCCTTCTACCAGGCCCCGGCGAACATCGGCTCCTACCGCTCCGGGGCGATCGTCGCTACCCGGCCGGTGGCGCCCGCCGGGCTGGGACTCGCCGCCGACCAGATCCAGGCCTGGCAGATCTCGTACCGGACGAACGACTCCCACAACCGGCCCGAGCTGGCCGTCACCACCCTGATCGTGCCCGCGGCGGCGTGGGGCGGGGCGGGCGCGCGTCCGGTGCTCTCGGTCCAGCAGCCGGAGGACTCCACCGGCACCCAGTGCGCGCCCTCGTACCAGGTCGCCTCCGGCGGCTCCAGCGCCGTGGAGTACGAGGCCTTCGTCGCGCCGGCGCTGGCCCGCGGATGGGCGGTGGCCATGCCGGACTTCGAGGGACCGAAGTCCGTCTTCATGGCCGGGATCCAGGCCGCGCACGCGGTGCTGGACGGGCTCCGCGCGGTGCGGAACTTCGACCGGGACGGCATCGGCAGGGCCAACCCGGTCGGACTCAACGGCTACTCGGGCGGGGCGGAGGCCACCGGCTGGGCCGCGCAGCTCCAGCCGCGGTACGCGCCGGACGTGAAGCTGGCGGCGGCCGCCGTGGGCGGGATGCCGGCGGTGCCGGCCGCCGTGGCCCGCTACCTGGACGGCGGCCCGTTCGCCGGGTTCGAGATGGCCGCCGCCCTGAGCTACCAGAAGGAGTACCCGGAGTCCGGGATCGCCCGGATGCTCAACTCATCCGGGCGGGCGGCGATGGCGGCCGCGGACAACCAGTGCACCAGCACGCTGCTGGCGGAGTTCGCCTTCAAGAAGCTCTCCGGCTACACCACCGTCGCGGACCCGCTCTCGCAGCCGAACACCGCGCGGGTGCTCCAGGAGAATGCGATGGGCGGGGCGGCCCCCGCGACCCCCGTCTACGACTACCACGCGGTCACCGACGAGATCGTGCCGGTCGCCCAGGACGACGCGACGGTCGCGGCGTGGCGCGCGGAGGGCGCGCAGGTGACCGAGGTCCGCGACCCGGTCGGCGAGCACGCCGAGGAAGCCGTCCTCCGCATGAACGACGCCCTGCAGTTCCTGTCCAACCACTTCTGA
- a CDS encoding CBS domain-containing protein codes for MAQTVAEVMTRQPATVGRDDTVAKAAQLMREYGTGDVLVVDGGSLVGIVTDRDIVTRVVAENGGSSEPVSKACSSAGIASIGSTADVEQAVALMRDKAVRRLPVVDNGKPVGVVSLGDLAIERDPRSGLADISSAPPNS; via the coding sequence ATGGCACAGACCGTAGCGGAGGTCATGACGAGGCAGCCGGCCACGGTCGGCAGGGACGACACCGTCGCCAAGGCCGCGCAGCTGATGCGCGAGTACGGGACCGGCGATGTCCTGGTCGTCGATGGCGGGTCGCTGGTCGGCATCGTGACCGACAGGGACATCGTCACCCGGGTGGTGGCGGAGAACGGCGGCTCCAGCGAGCCGGTCAGCAAGGCCTGCAGCAGTGCGGGGATCGCCTCCATCGGCTCCACGGCCGATGTCGAGCAGGCCGTCGCGCTGATGCGGGACAAGGCCGTGCGGCGGCTGCCCGTGGTCGACAACGGCAAGCCGGTCGGCGTGGTGAGCCTCGGCGACCTGGCGATCGAGCGCGATCCGAGGTCCGGCCTGGCCGACATCTCCTCCGCGCCGCCGAACAGCTGA